TGCCTCTATTACGTGCATAGCTTCGTCATCACTGAGCATTACCATCAGGAGTACTACTATCAATTGATAAATTGAATGAAGGACTCACTTTTGTTGCTTACCTATCATGATCTGCGGGAAGTGTTTTCCTTTTCGTTCTGCAAATGCTCTCTGATAGCAAATTAAGTGGAAAACTAATGAATTCAACGTAGCTAGGATTTGAAGTTAATTATTACCACTAAATAACTTTATACCTAATGTATGTGCTTTATCAAGTTTTTGAAGGTTGTTTTTCTTTTACTATTTGTTAGTGGGGTTTATCCTGACAGTTGTTGAAAGTATTTTATTTGAAAGGTTCAGTTTCTTTGTTAGCAAACATATTATGCAGATAGCAAGTCATTGGTGCCATGCCAACATGGTCCAAAGACCAAACACACTAACACAGTATGTTACGCTGTTCATTATTGAGTTAATAGTTCCACAAGTATGTGTTTGCTGACAATTCAAGTTGAGACTGAAAATAAAAGCATGGACATGATAGTTTGGCACCACGCATCAGATAACTAACTTATATCAAGTGGCAGCTCTGTGGAGGATAGCTGCCTGAATCAATCCAAGGGGCATGGTATGCTAGTTGCTCTTGATTTTAGGTCAACAGAAGACAAAACGGTGATTTACCTGACAATCGTTGGAATATCTTGAGTTGTTGTGGGTTCGCACAGTGTTAGCTAGATGGAAATAAGACTAATGGTCTCCAAAATTGGACTTAATCATCATGCTCATAAGTACAGAATTATGACCAACATGAAaatagttttaactagtaatccAATGGTATCACTTTTGTGTGGCAAAACTATGCATTGTTGGAAAGATTCATGTAACAACATACAGTCTGAGCCTTGACACAGGCAAGAGCTTTATAAAAGAAAGGACGCCACTACTGCGCGACTGCTGCGGCGTAGCCCTGCTCAATGTGACGTCAGCACATGCTCACTCATCATAATCATCCACTAATGGATGGCTGGATCAAGTGGTTTCGTggctgttgtgcctgagggttattaGATCCTGAACGTTAGCTCCATAATTTTTTCTGTGGAAGAAATAGATGGAGCCTGCACTTACTAATTTGATAGCCATCACGACTTGTATCTTTGGCTTAGCGAATACTAGTTTATGTCTAGTGAGTGTAAGCAAGGTTCATTTTTAGTATTATATCCTTTTGTTTTATTTGTTTATTATGCACCTGCACAAGAATTGATGATTTTAAACATTACATAGGATACCTGAGAGCTGAACACCTGGACTTCAATAACATAGATCGTCTCCTTTCCAGGTTGCATTACCACCAAGGAGCTGGGAACTGTCATGCGTTCCCTGGGGCAGAATCCCACTGAGGCAGAGCTTCAAGACATGATCAATGAGGTGGATGCTGACGGCAATGGAACAATTGATTTCCCCGAATTCCTCAACCTTATGGCCCGCAAGATGAAGGACACTGATTCTGAGGAAGAGCTCAAGGAGGCATTCCGTGTGTTTGACAAGGATCAAAATGGTTTTATCTCTGCTGCTGAACTGCGCCATGTCATGACCAACCTTGGTGAGAAGTTGACTGATGAGGAGGTTGACGAGATGGTCCGTGAGGCTGATGTTGATGGTGATGGCCAGATCAACTATGACGAATTTGTTAAAGTCATGATGGCCAAGTAAGTTGCATTACCATCTGAGGGAAGCTTCAGTAATCAGACCAAAATATTACCTATCCAGGTGCCATTTTGTGGGATGGCTATTGTATTAAACCGAAAACGATAACACTGCTGTGTCATATGTTGTAGGCAATGATTGTTTGCCTTGAAGATTTTATAGATCCTGCTCTGGTCTTTCTGATTTTGTCTGTTCCGTTTTTTTATGTTTGGTTCGTTTCAACTTTTCAAGAGTGTAGCCACAACGTGTTAATGAATAACTATATGTCAGTGTTCCATGATTTCATTGCTAGCTCACAATTTACCCCTCATTTATTGAAGTGTTATACTGTATGTGTGTCTGATACAGACATAGCTTGCATATTTTTTTTGGTAACTATATAAATGAATATTTCTGGTAATGGAAGTGCGGTATTATCGTTCTTCAGCTTGAATGGCTAAGATTGTTTTCTTGTTTTGTCAATATTATAGAAAATTATTGTTTCCTGGCAATTCCCTATTTGGTGCCTGCCCAAACATCATTTGTTTTTGAGAGGCCAAAACATCGGAAGCAGCGATATGGCTCGTACTTGTATATAGTAGCATTATCTGGACGGTCCGATGGGCTGATTGGTTGGTTTGGTAGCATTGACTGAGGCAGGCTGTGAGCTGTGGAAAAAGAGGTATTCCGACCAGCGTCATGTCAGAGGACGTAGGAAGATGGCTACACGTACAGATTGCTGTATAGCTGACAGCAGTCAAGCCCGTGTGCAGGTGACAGACTAGACGGACTAGGACCGCCGGTCCAGGATCCTGGCTGTAGTTGGACCATAGTCCAGAATTTTTTGCTCTATCTCATGGAGAACAAACCACTGTCTGTCGTCTTCAATCAAATAGTTGGAGCGGCGAGGGGGTCGGTCAGAGGAAAAATGGAGTTGTAGAGCGAGGCAACACACGGCTGGCGATTTCCGGGCGAGGCCTTGCTTCCTTGACCCTTTTCACGGCGGTTGTGACAACGGTTAGTCAACTCCAGTGGTGTTTCGTCTGATGCATGTTCAGGTTGCTGAACTTCTCGGACGGGGGTGCCTCGCCGGCCTTGGATATGAAGGAGAGAAGCGAGGTGCGTAGTAGAGTACCCACTGATTGGGATGAATCGTCCGAGGGAGGTGACCAAATATAGGACCAGGATACACAGCCCCATCACTGAAACAGAAACCATCAAATTCGTTGCGGCCACAAGGAGCATTATCCTTGACAGTTCTCCATTGGAAGACACTCGAGCACCGGGATTTTGCTGCAATCCGTGAGAAGATTTGTAAAGAGAAGAATTGATGAGGCAGTCCGGATCCTCTCTCGGCTTGTCAAGCTGAGATCCAGACAAAGCTGGTGACAGAGGCGCAAAACTGCGGCCAGCTGCGACAGACTCCAGTATAGCGGGACATGTGTCCTATCATTCGAAGAAGGGACATTGACCAGATTACAATCACGAGAAGAAAAACAAGTAAACGAATTGAGACTACATCAATTGTACCAACGGAAAAGGAAAGATCTGGTTCAAGATCTTACCCTCCACAAGATGCACTTGTAGGGCGGCCTTAATTTTTGCTACAACGGCCGGAGTACCAACTGCTGTTCATGGTGGTGTGTACGCGATTGGAGCAGGTGGCCACGGAGGTTTTTTTTTCCCAACATGGATGGCAGCATAACCTACGGATCGATCCACCACCTCTTCGACATAGGCATAGTGTCGGTCTAAAGGACTCTACCGTTGCCGATTTGTCGATTTTTATTTCATGAATTTTTGTCAGACTTCTGgatttggctgtgtgcatcttagttacgcagaggccgggtgttactcataatgctttgtatccgcttgatgctacattttgagataataaagtcgccctttatcgaaaaaaaTGTCTCCAAGACATAACGACGACAGCGAGGATATGGTGTTCACTGCTATGGGAGACGAAGAACAAGATGTCGCCATTGCTGTACTTCGGTGAATTGGAAACAGTGCGGGGTGCAGGAAATGGCTGCTAGGGGGTGTGTCAGAAGGACGATGTAATAAATTGGATTGGATGGAGTATGACTCACGTCCACCACACACATCCAGGAAACAAGAACCCGGTCCAAGAAGATGAGCAAACGTCGGGACCGTAGAAGACCATGGTCGGCTCCAGCAATAATGGCTACCTGACAAGGCGCAGCGACATTGTTTGATAATGCTGTTTCCTGCTGAAATACTCAAGCATATACAATAGTGTGCGCTGATCCCTATATGCACCAACGACTTAGATAATAGGATCATATAGTAGTATGACCCATAATGAATTTTCGGTAAGTGCTTAGATATTATATCTCCTTTACTACATGATAGTATTGTGGCTTTTGATACATCTTTGTGCAACTTGTCTTTATTCTTTATCTTGGAGCTCATGTTTAATTCATGCGACACTGAATTATAAGATATGAATCTGTACAAAAGATTGTATGTTTATCTCCTCCATTGAAAATATAAGTTGATTGTTTATGTGCTCTCCTATAATTAGATTGCAGGGACAAGTTACCTACAAGGATAAACTAATTTATTATGCTAAATGGAACATGGGTATTTTCTTTGTTCAATTCTGCAAGTAATTTTCTTGAATTTTCTTTCCATAAATTTTGAAGCCGTActtttacattatttttcaaACGGCGGGTCGACATGACTGTCACTGAAACCTTCTTATACGTATTTAGTGAAACAATTTCTTTGTTTATAGAATGGACATGGCTCCAGCCTATAGATCGTAAGACTTTATACTTCTTCAAAATGACTACATGGTTCTAATATGTGGATTTAAGTGGAATGAATATTCTCTTGGTCATATTTTGCAAGGTGACTGGAGTGGTGGAATAATCGCTTGCATGCTGAAGGTGTTAGCACACAAATTGTTAAAGATCGTGAGAAGATTATTCATTCGGTAGTTTAGTAGTTTATCAGTGGCTTTCACGGGAATTTGAGGTAACGCTTCTTGGAACCCTTTAGGTAGACTAGGTAAACCCTAGGCTTCTTGGTAGACTATGGCATCAACATTAGAAAACAACAATATAGCTCAGTCAAAATTGTACCAGTAAAAAAAACTACAAAGTACCTGATCTTGAACGTTAACATTTTCATTTGATTTTGAGATATTATGAATGGCAATTTTGTTCCGGTAGTATCAATATAGGATGAGATGGTCACCTGGTTATATTCATTTGCATTGAACAAGCTGAACCGGGATGTTGGCATTAGATCATCAAACCATCTACAAAATGCATGGTAAAAAGATGTGCAATGCTTATTGTTGTTCTCATTAGGAACTACAACTATAGATAGATGAACCATGGTCCGGAACAGATCAACAAACAGGTTGAAATTGCTTCTATATTATTTCTAGTGACAATACATAACAGAATGAGAAAAGGCAAGGATATACAACAAAGAAGGAGCACATTTACATGTTTGTATTTCTGCTTTTTCCTGTCAAGGATATAATTCAATGGGAGATAATTTATTATGAGTTTCTACCCTTTTCATTTGTGCTTCGTCGACATCTTACTTTTGCTTGGTCAAAGTTTAAAGTGCATGACAACTTAACTTGCTGCACGGGAGAAAGGTTGGCCAGAAGTAGGTGAGGTAAAAAATAAGTAGGCTCCATCTCTTTTACATCTGTTCAGGCTACTAAATTTAGTTCACTTAGTCATTTCAGTTTCACTTGTGTATGTGaaataaatattttataaagCTTTATTTTTAGGGTTCAACTATCATTTGAAAGTCGAGTAGAGAATTAGAAGTGTTATAGTTAGCATTTAAAAGCTACATTTGATTACCAATTAGAACATAGATTTTGTTTCATTGTATTTGCAACTGCAGTATCAATTGGTTTTAAATTTCAGATAAAGAGTGATATTGAATTTTCACATATGCTTTTTTTATTCGTCATGATAACCCTGCCATTGCTATGGTTTGATTCCTGAAAAAAATTCCATGTCTTCAAAGCTATCCATACCCTTTGTACCAGTTTATTGTAAGTGTGCAGCTCACGGTAGAATATCCATTTAGTTCCCTGAATATTTTAAGATGATGAGCATATCAATTGCATTCTTTTTAATTGAGTTTGCACACATTTAAAAGCTACTGTTAACAGCAGCTACAGAAGCAGTCTCTAACTATTACCCTTTCCATTAATAACAAGGCATCAATGATGGAAGAACATTGCTGAAGGACTGGCAATAAACAACGATGTAAGAGCTATTGCTGAAGGACTTGACAATAAACAACAACGTAAAAGGGCCTCTTCGCAACTAGCTCGGCCTCCAACCTACTGACATCCCTTATTTCATTAAAAAAACACATACGTACGCACGGGCTCAACCACAGGCGCGACGTGCTGCCGCACCTTCCGCCTGCTAATTGTTCTTCAAGACGGAGAAGAAGCACTTCATCTTCATGCATTGTTGGTTGAAATTGAATGTGCACCCCAAGTGGCTCAATGTCATTACCAATTCCGTCAAGACCGCCTCCATAGCCAATGTAGATGAAGATGGTGATCCAACAAAAGGAGACCTTGCTCCGGCCATAAGGATGACTAGGAACCAAGGGGGGAAGTGGGAGGAGGAGAAGGATAAGCAAGGGGCGACCGCCAAGATGATGGAGAGGTACGAGGACATCATCGCAAAGGAGGAGGCATGCGTCAAGCGCAATGgcgtggaggagaagaaggccgagaggTTTGACAAGTCCAAGGTGGCGCAAGAAAAGAAGATCAAGCTCCAACAGAAGAAGGTTCAGCTTGACTGGTTCGGAGGACACCAAGATGTTGACCATAAATATGCTGGAGTTGGATCCCGATGCAGCGAAGATCGTGCAAGCTTACCGTGCTAGGATGTTGAAGTGCTTGGCAGCCAATTCTGAGGAGTCGGACGTACAGTGAAGAATTTGACATGGACAGCCGGACTGGGAGGCAAAAAGTAAAGTTTTTTGCACAAACCGACAACTTTTAGGATCGGCTGCATATAAAAAACTTATGAACATCCGACGCTTTTTGGTTGTGATTGCATATGTTTGCACTTATATTTACTAAATTTCTATTGATCTACATATGCTTCTCAAATGGAGGAGGCCGGAACCTGGGCGGGCATTTGATGCACCGGGTTGGATGGATTTGATGCATCGGGTTGGATGGATTTGATGCACCGGGTTGGATGACACTTGCCTACCACTGTCCGCAGACAAGTCCAGATATGTCCACGTACGTTTGGCGTTGGAGTTTCCCTAATGGGGCTAGAACTAAGGAGAGAAACATAGGCCCGCGGTCTTTCGTATATTATTATTTATTTGGTGACACTTGCCTTGTCGTTCACTTGTTGAAACAATCATTTCATGACTATGGCATGTCATGGTGCTGTTAGCAGTGCTCAAAGCAAAGATCATGAAGCTGCACGCACAGAGATGCTATGGAAATCATGAAACATAGTTCCCCAGACCAGAGAGAATTGTGTGGGTTGCACTGCATGAGATAAGAAAAACTTGATGTTTTGCGGAAATTCATTATGGGTCATACTACTATATGATCCTATTATCTAAGTCGTTGGTGCATATAGGGATCAGTGCACACTATTGTATATGCTTGAGTATTTCGGCAGGAAACAACATTATCGAACAGTGCCGCTGCGCCTTGTCAGGTAGCCATTATTGCTGGAGCCGACCATGGTCTTCTACGGTCCCGACGTTTGCTCATCTTCTTGGACCGGGTTCTTGTTTCCTGGATGTGTGTGGTGGACGTGAGTCGTACTCCATCCAATCCAATTTATTACATCGTCCTTCTAACACACCCCTAGCAGCCATTTCCTGCACCCCGCACTGTTTCCAATTCACCAAAGTATAGCAATGGCGACATCTTGTTCTTCGTCTCCCATAGCAGTGAACACCATATCCTCGCCGCCGTCGTTATGTCTTGGAGACATTTTTTTCGATAGAGGGCGACTTTATTATCTCAAAATGTAGCATCAAGCGGATACAAAGCATTATGAGTAACACCCGGCCTCTGCGtaactaagatgcacacagccaaatcCAAAAGTCTGACAAAAATTCATGAAATAAAAATCGACAAATCGGCAACAGTAGAGTCCTTTAGACCGACACTATGCCTATGTCGAAGAGGTGGTGGATCGATCCGTAGGTTATGCTACCATCCATGTTGGGAAAAAAAACCTCCGTAGCCACCTGCTCCAATCGCGTACACACCACCATGAACAGCAGTTGGTACTCCGGCCGTTGTAGCAAAAATTAAGGCCGCCCTACAAGTGCATCTTGTGGAGGGTATATCGCTGCTTCCAGCACTTACACCATACTTGAGCCTGTGTACCAATTATAGCTTCAGATTTTCTCTTGATAAATGTGTAAAATGAGTATGTATCTTAGGTGTTTAATCTTTGAATCATCACCGAGCCTTGCCCAAAATTTTAGCTCCAGTTTTTATATCTAGTTGGACGTAAGGGTATCTACTTTGTAATGAAGTGAATGAAGTCGGCAGCAGCACACACACACTTGCAAAAATTTGATTCACTTGCTTGAGATTTGCACTCCTATGGTCAAACTAGCAAAATGAAAGATACACCAATTTAACAAATATCGACAACTTTATGTCTTGCTATCAAATTAATGTATGTAGATTTAAGATAATCAATTTTATGATACTAATCATTATTGACTAATTGTCAAAAGTTTCACAATCTAAAAACACCCACTATTATTCTGTAAACCCTACAATTGTGAATGTTTGCACTAAGAAAAAGAAGGCACATGTTCTCCCACTTTTGTGAACTTCCGAAGATTCTAAAATATTGTGAATGTGCAAGTAAACTATATGTAACTTCCTGGTAGTAGATAGAATATACACTATTATATGCTACCTATTTAATTTTACACATATGCAACTCAATATTGCTATGACATATTACTTGCAAATTCTTGAAACAATGATGAGAATTTTTTTCATTGTATACAACAGATTCTAACATTCAGAGGACACAAGTTGGTATTTTTGGAATGATTtgtttttttgcttttgcttaGGACTGCGATGTTTGGCATCCCTTAGTTCAAATTACCAAATAACAGTTTCATGTTCATCCATGATAATATGTTAGTTCACATTACCATCATAATCTCCGAACCTAACCAAATGTCTGCTATGATTTTGGCATCTATAATGATTGGCACATCTTAGTTCACATCACTGTGATCGTTAAATAACCAAGGAAAAAGGAAATACTTTTTATTAAAAAGGAAATACTTTTAATGAAATCTGGCATACCATGGGGTCAAGGAGCCAGCTAAGGCGAAGGAGAGCGACCGAGGAAGGATGGTGAAGCTAGCAGCTCAGCCGACAGGGAGAAGCCGTGGCGGAGAAGGTGTGGTCTTGCTAGGGAGATAGGTCGAGTGTTCGCCACTCATGCTGCTGCACTACCGATGCCCAACTTTGGCGGAAGTTCCTCCCAAAATCCCAATGGCCTCCACCTTTACCGATCTTCTCCAAAAGCAACATGTCATGCCAGTCGCCAGTCCTCCCATGGTGGCCGATGGTAGATGGTCCCACCTTTGGGGGCTTTCTCCTGCGTCATCTTCACCTGCGCAAAGAAGCAAGGACTGGGACATGTAAATTGGAGAGAGGAGAGGCAGACAGAACCAGAAGAAATTGAGGGAGGGGACACAGAGGAGAGGGCACCTCTTGTTGCGGCACCGCTCCACTGCGGATAGGGAAAGAGATGCTAGATGAGAAAGAAAATGGCCGAGGCTTCATGAAGGATCGTCATAAGTGGCGACTGCAGTATGAACGGTCCAGCACATCAGGAGAAAAGAAGGCAAAAAACCGGAGGAAGCAAAAGCCAAAGACAGGAGGAAGCCAAAGGCAAAACCAAGGACATGTGTCACTCCCGGATGAGCCAATGCCCAACACTAGGAATGCACAGGAGGAGGCCTAGCTTAGCAGCTCTAATTATTGTATATACTAGATGACCCGTTGCGCCCTTGGCGCAAAGACCAATTGCAGAAAAGAGGCTAAGCAGCCTATAAACAACATGTTTTATGAATGATCCGCAAAGGGCAAATAGAAAATGCAATTGAGAAGTTACGTGAACTATTTGAAGGATATTTTGTTTTGAATTATCTGAAAGTGATAATGTTCATATTGCGTTTGTTTTTGCGCTGTATTTATCAATTACAGATAATGATTAACGTTGCCCATGGCTTTCTTTGGCGATAGATAAGCTATTTGCTTGAGCAGGTGAATGGATTCTAAGATTTGTTTTCATGCTCCGGCTTTATTCATTATGAAACTGTTAAAATAACCATGAGTTTAAATGGGATTGTTACTGAGTACTAGATCCTTATGTATGATGTTGATCTTTTACACCTTTGATGCAAAAAACTAGCAATATCATTACTATTTCGGGTATGTTGTCGATGGCCGGCGAGTAGATCACTCGGTACAGCACTACCACCCCCACCATCAAGGACCACCGAGAAATCTACATATTGAGGAGGGCTATAGAGAGAAAGTCGTATCGAGAGTGTGTGAGTGAGGCACGAAGACACAATTAGCgagtgtgtgtgtttgagagacaAGCCAATAGATAGATTAATATCAAGACCAAAGTGCCCCCCTACTCCTGTCTTTGctgggtggggtggggtggggggagaacactggtacaacgaggtgctatacaaacggttttaacccctttccgcgacggaatttggaaccgtcgccaagtgagtgtgggcgatagggggtccttcccacacgacccagaaaccgtcggggataggccctcctggcacacacgctcggcaaaatgaggtcgtgtgcgacagggcaaggcatcgaaacccaatcgtttccgttcatatgtactgagggagtcctggactaaggggtcctagggcgtccggcctgttacctactgggccggactgatgggctgtgaagacacgaagactgaagactgtacccgtgtccggattggactctacttggcgtggaaggcaagctaggcgacctattatgaagattccctcctaTGTAATTGatctcatgtaaccctagatctctctggtgtctatataaaccggagagcatagtctggataggacagattcattaccatatactcataggctagacttctagggtttagccattacgatctcgtggtagatcaactcttgtaacactcatattcatcaagatcaatcaagcaggaagtagggtattacctccatagagagggcccaaacctgggtaaacatcgtgtcccccgtctcctgttaccatcgatcctagacgcacagttcgggaccccctacccgagatccgctggttttgacaccgacattggtgctttcattgagagttccactgtgacgtcgcCAAGGAGGTTGATgcgccttgttgtcaaggataatatcatctccggaggagccctggccccgGGCCAGATCCTCCGGCTCGGCCCTTAAGCCaacgatgacctctcaagtcttcgaaaatcgcctccgtgttgatcccgaatactccgcCCGCATGGATCCAAAGCAGTTATCGTCGTTGAatgaactcctggatcgcatggccgccttgggggtcactacagactatgatcgggtcgggcttaaacccgaccagagagaaattaaaactccaccgatcacccatcagatagcggtagtcgaggagcggagcAACTCTTCTACTATATTGAAGACGAACTATATTCGGGTATCCGATCTCAAGGAGCCGGATATTTTCCGGCAGAAAACCATACCActtcctccgaacatagaatcggaggacgggcctaaaaaatcagtcgatatcccggagcccgaactgtccGGCCCGGTAGACATccaaactccggatccaaaatcgggtcagggttcgaattcaattccacccacccacccggacatagatgCTCTCAGGAGCATCAAACAACAGACTCAGGAagcggtccaccacttctgggccagattcctccttgttaaaaacaaggtaaaagactgccgcgacgaagacgcgatagcagcattctgcaacaactgcgcgaacgaaggtatccttaacgccatcaatcgccgccgcataccaAAGTTCGCTGACCTAGCAACTATCGTATAAAAGTACatcgcgatggaaagcgcctggaaaactcacgCAGCTTGCTGGGAACCACCTCGGCTCCCCCCACAGGCGAAAAGGACGCGCCCCCATGGCACGCCTAGCCGAACAGTCAAAAACATAAACCCATTACGTTgcacggcaccgttctggagggatggctcaatagcccatgcaaaatacacacgacgccggataccgtggcaacccacagccttagagcatgttggatacttcggcaggtagccaagagtggcgaggacatccttatcaaggacaccccagaacaacaccctccAGCAAACGACGACAATAGAGTATTGgcagtcttcgagacattcgcttcaaacaacaagcgtaaaagggccctgcgcgatctcgccgaagtttgccaggtcgctgcaattgacccctggaacgacacggccataaccttcaacgccagtgacgaacctaaatacagaacagtccgagcgccagctgccctagtcctcagtcccatcgtggacgactttcgacttacaaaagtcctcatggacggcggcaacggactaaacctcatttacgaggacacgctccacaagatggaaatagacaggagccacatcgagaaaagcagcacaacctttcgaggtatcattcccagccgggaagctcggtgtgcaggaaaaattacacttgatgtggtgttcggcatgccggataattatcggtccgaagaaataactttccaggtggcccctttcaacaacgggtaccacgccctgttagggcgagaggccttcatgcgctttcaagccatacctcattatgggtatatgaagttaaaaatgcccgggcctaatggaataatcaccctcgtcagcgatccggacatagccctccacgccgagaataaaaccgcatccttggccctcgaggcattgtccaaggcccttgcggccgaagaactaagcgcactacgctccaccgtggataaggacgatgtgatcctggacaaacgacccaaatccacctcgttcaagccagcagaagaaatagtcaaatttcaggtccatccaacagacccgaagAAGACAGCGTCTATCAGAGCGCAACTCAGCCCTGCagtcgacgccgcactacgagacttcctgcgcgaaaactgggatatattcgcctggcatccttccgatatgccaggaatcc
The Aegilops tauschii subsp. strangulata cultivar AL8/78 chromosome 3, Aet v6.0, whole genome shotgun sequence genome window above contains:
- the LOC109776683 gene encoding calmodulin-3 encodes the protein MADQLTDDQIAEFKEAFSLFDKDGDGCITTKELGTVMRSLGQNPTEAELQDMINEVDADGNGTIDFPEFLNLMARKMKDTDSEEELKEAFRVFDKDQNGFISAAELRHVMTNLGEKLTDEEVDEMVREADVDGDGQINYDEFVKVMMAK